The sequence GCGGGCTGTACGCGAGGCTGTACGAGCTGCAGTTCGCGCGGCCGGACGGCCACCCGGCCCGGGCCTCGGCTGGCTCAGATCTTGCCCCCTCGGAACGTGAGCAGGCCCCGGCGGATTCCGCCGAGGAGGTCGCATGAGAGTCGGCCTGGCGCTGATCGTCCTCATCCTCAACGTCTTCGCCATCATATCACTACTCGGCGCACGACGCGGTGCGGGCACACGGCTCCGGTGGCTGGCGGCGATCGTGCTGCTCCCGGTCGCGGGGGCGCTCGCATGGTTCACATGGGGCCGGTCGCGACCGCGTTGATCCAGGGAGAACGGTGGCCATTATGGCGGACATAAGAGTTCTGGTCGTGGATGACGATCCCAACGCGCTCGACATCGTGCGCACGTTCCTGGAGTCGAAGGGCTACG is a genomic window of Longimicrobiales bacterium containing:
- a CDS encoding PLD nuclease N-terminal domain-containing protein, encoding MRVGLALIVLILNVFAIISLLGARRGAGTRLRWLAAIVLLPVAGALAWFTWGRSRPR